The segment CCATGCAGCAGAAACATCACACTGCTTGTAACAATACTCCTGCTCACCTTACACGCCTGTAATCAatgtgcagcagcctggcagaagtTTTTCCcagattaaaaatgaaaagttttgagGAAAAACCTGACACATCGGTCAATGCCAAAGCCACAGTTCACACCACCGGTTTCCCATGCAGGATACAGGCACGCCGAAACAAGTGACACAGATGAGATGCTCTGAAGTCTCTTTTCTGATTCAAAGCACCTtccaaacaaaactgaatttacaCCCATCGCAGCCCGGTGAGGCAGATGCCGTTAACTCTGTTTTGCCCGTGGCAAAGCAAGAGCTGGCACGGTTGCCTGCCTCACCCTTGGCCACATGAGCCACAACCTCGGATTCCAACGGCAGTTTCCCGTTTCCCGCCCTACGCTACAACTCACTTTTCCCCCCTACACACACCTACTCCCGACAATCAGAGACATGCGGCGAGGCGGAAGCACAGGACCGAACCCCCGCGCGAAGGGGGGCACCCCAAGCACCCGCGGCGGGGGCACCCGCGGGGACGTGCGCTCCCggggccctgcctgcccacggaACCACCCCGCAGACACCGGGGCCAGCAGGCGCTACGGGCCCAGCCCGGGGCGTCACGTCGGCCGGCGGCTGGGGCTGCGGCCTGCCCGGAGGCGCCGGCGGGGGTCCGAGGGGACAAACCGCGAGGGGCGGCCTCGGCCCGACGGCCCCTCGGctcacaccccccccccccccccacacacacctcgGCTCACCTTCCCCGGCGGGCGCCCGGCTCCTACATCTCCTCCCGCTTCTGGAAGCTGATGCTGGCGTACGCGCTTAGGTCGTCGCTGGAGTGGCCGCTCCCGCGAGGCTGGCCCGGGGGCttcggcggcggcggctgcttCCCGCCCGGCAGAGCGGCGCCCTCGGCGGCGGGGTGCAGGtggtggcggcggcggtggcTGAAGTCCTTCACCAAGTCCAGGTCGATGTAGTTGAGCCCGTTCTCCAgggcgggcgcggggcccggctcccggcgggcagcgggggcgcCGGCCGCCTCCTCCGCGGCGGGCCGCAGCCAGACGTTCTCGAAGGAGGCCGAGCTGTGGCGCTTCACCTCCTcggcgccccccgcgccgccgcaAGGGAAGGGCGCCccgagccccccgccgccgcccgccgccgccccgcgggcaGCGCTCGGCGTGGACGAGAAGGTCTCGGAGCTGTGCCGCCGGCGGCCGCCCTGCGGGTCGGCGCGGATCACCTTGGCACTCTGGTTGCGGCCGGGGCTCAGGCTGACGCGGGTGAAGGCGCTGCCCGCGCCGGGGCCCCcgagcagggaggaggagcgCGGCGGCGCCGCCGACAGCTCGGCCGGCGGCCGCGGCAGCTCCGGGGAggccaccgccgccgccggcgggggcTTCTCGGCGGCGGAGCGGCCCGCCCGCACGTCGGCGTAGCTGAGCAGGCGGGCGGGCGAGCAGGGGGAAGGGCTGTCGGCGCAGTCCGGGCAGGagcccccggcggcggcgccccccaGCTGCATCGTCACGTAGTCCCGGCCGCCGGGGGCCGCGCctcggccgggccgggccgcgctggccgcccgcgccgcgccgaAGCCGGCCGGGCAggggccccgcggcggccccAGCTCCATGTTCATGTACTCCTCGGCGGCCTCGtcgcccggcggcggcggcaaccccagccccagggcgGCCGCGGGGAAGGCCGGCTTCTCGCCGGCGATGAACTCGATGTTGACGTACTCGCCGGGACTCTTGGGCTCCGGCGGCAGGAGGAGCGGCGGCTGCTCCCGGGCCCGCGGCAGGGTGCTGGCCTTGGGGCCGCCCAGCGACAGCCGCGTGGGTCGCGCCAGGCGGCCCTTGGTCTGCACCGCCGTGTCCACCTTGCGCGGGGGCTGCGCCTGCGGGGGGCCGccctccgcgccgccgccgccgcccagGCTGTCGCTGCTGGTAGAGGACGACGAGTCCTCGGCGGCGTAGAGGAGGCGGCCGGAGCCGAGCGCgatgcggggctgggggctgccctcctcgcccgccgccgccggcccgccgccgccccgccggtgCATGTGCTTGAAGGAGCGCGGCAGCGAGAAGTAGGAGTAGATGGGTTTGTGgtgggcggcggcggcggcctcCTCCACACCCGGCTGCCCCGCGCCCCCGAAGTAGCAGTCCGGCGgggtgctggtggtggagcCGCTGGCCGGGGACATGTTGATGTAGTCGCTGCCGCCGCAGGGGAGCTTCCCTTCATTGCTCTCCACGGAGAGTTTCGGGTGGTGGCCGGCACCGTTCGTCCAGATCTTGCCATAGCCCGCCGAGCCACCATCAGGGGAGTAGCTGCCGCTGGGAGACATCATCATGTAGCCGTTGGAGTCCACCGTGGCTGGAGGGTGGCGGCCCCCCCCTGCCGGGGTTGATGATCTGCTGGGGGGCCGACACGCTCTTGGGACTCATGGGCATGTAGTCGCCGCCCTTGGGGGCCCCCCCACCGCTGGGCACGGGGGCTACGCCAGGCGACATGGGCATGTAGCCATCATCTGTGTGCGGGGCGGAGTTGGTCCGATGATGGCCGCCCTCCAGGTGGTGCATCTCCAGGCACTCCTCTGGGTAGGAGTGAGTGGGCACGAAGGCCGAGTGCCGGTAGGAGGGCAGCCGGCTGCTGCCACAGGGGTACGAAGGCAACATCTCCGTGTACTCCTCGATGGAGGCCACCGAAGACTGCGAGGGTGTCTTCTGGTGGGAGATGGTGGGCGAAGTGCCTGCTGAGTGAGTCCGCTTCCTGAACGCCTTCTCCAAGTCGGCAACCTCCTCGCTACCGCCTCGAGGACAGCACGGTGTACCAGGGTAGCGGGACTGCTGCTGCGGGTGGCAGCTGCGTGGGACGAAGTGGCCATtgggggctgccaggctgcagcaagagGAGGTGGCCTTTCCCCCCATGCAGATATAGTTGAGCTCCTCATCGCCCCGAGCTGGCGGGGTGTGCCCCAACGAATCCGGAGTCACGCTGCGAAAAGAGCTGCGGAAGTCACACGGGCTGGAACCATACTCgtcagaagaaataaatccacCATCGCTAGGGGAGCCTGAAACCGAAGCACTAGACCTTCGTGGAAACAGGCAATCCGAGGTGGAGCCGTGGCCACTAGTGCTGCTGGATGAGAGGCTGACTGGACTGGTGGCCGAAGGAGAGCAGCGTGAGGAAGGCATCGGGATGGACCGGCTGTGGTTGAGCGGAGGATGGAGCCTGGAGTTGCCACGGTGCCTATGCGAGTGGGTCCGGTTGGCACTGGGACTAACTGGGCTACCATCCACAGAAGCAGGCCTTGACATCGTGCCTTCCCCGTCGCTCGATGCTCGAACCCGGAAAGAGCTGGGTTTGCCACCCGTAcctccacccccaccaccagcaGGAGAGGTGGCCGTGACGCTCTCGGTCCTGGACCGGCGACTGAGCCCCACCTGGCTGGGCGGAGGGTTGTTGACATGGTGCCTGCTGCGAAGGGGCACAGAGATGGGGTTGGAACAGTTCGACGAGGACTGGCTCTTGCTGCGGGGCCGGAATTCCTCGCTCATGGCTCGCATGGCCTCTAGGATGGTTTCATGCATGTTCTGTGCCACCACCGAGTCGTCCACCTGCATCCAGAACTCACCAGGCCCAGTGACGGCCGAGCGCCCCACCTCGATGAAGAAGAAGTTCTCAGAGTGACCACATCGGCGGATattgagcagctgcagcaccacagcagcCGCATCCGAATTCAGCTTCACAAAGCTGATGGTCTTGTTAGTCAGGCACAGGCGGTAGATGCCAATCAGGTTCTTTGTCTGGCCTAGGCCCTTAGGCTTCAGAATTACTTGCCAAACTTCCTTAAAAGCTGGGCCAGGGGCTACCTCACCATAGCTGTCCTcacctgcctcccccagccccacgctgcTGCCTCCGAAGGTGACGtcactgtggtggtggtggtgatggtggtggaggtggtggtggcccTTGGCCCTGTTGTGCAATTGCAGCAGCGCTTGGTACCAGCTCTCCTGTTCAGGCTCGCTGTCAGCTGCAATGGCAAAGTGCTCGTCCTTGGTGTAGAGGGCCACCAGGTGCTTGTTCTTGGAGTCAGCCCGTTTGTTGATGTTGAAGCAGCTTTCTAGTGGGATGGAGCGCTTGGGGGCCCCTGACTTGTGCCTCCATTTCTTCTCATTCTCGTAATACTCCAGCCGGGCGGGTCCAGACTCACTGGCTGCCCTCAGCACGAAAAAGCGTTTATGCATGCTCTTGGGTTTGCGCAAGTAACCCACCTTTCTGACATCTGAGAAGAAGCCCTCGTTATTATCTGTGGGGCTAGCCATGATGAGAGGCGGTGGAGCTGTTACTGCAGCTAGCAGTCCGCAAGACCCCAAAACAGCCAAGCCAGCCGGGAAAGACAACCacctaaaataaaattcatgcaacaacaattaaaaaacaatcaaacagaaaaagcaaactagCTCAGGATCCTCTTTTGAGAACGGGACAGGGGAGGGCCAGAAGCAGTGTGAGAGCAGCTGTTCAGTGGCAGAGGCAGCTTCCAGCACCAAATCAGAGTTTGCGTCGCTGTTTATGCCCAAATCGCCCTTAGATGGGGAAGCGCGTCCTTAAAAAGTCCAGTCCCGATCAGTCCAGGCGAAAGTCTCGTCCCGAGAGCAGCCGCCGGGAAACAGAAACGCATCTTCCCTCGGGGGGCTCGGGCTccgcggggccggccggggggcgggggtgcCCTTCCTCCGCTCCGCACCCCTTCCCCGTCTCAAGTTTGCCTCCGCGAGTAGCGATTTCTGTTGCAGATTAAATATCCTCTTGGGGGCGGAGATTGTTTTGCAAAGTCCGGGGTTTGCACCCAAAAATACACGCTGCTTCCCCCACCAACACcacctctcccccctcccccccaaaaaaggaaaaaaaaaaaaaaagaaagaaaaaaaaagagccgTCCGCAACACaaccccccccttccccaaataTCAGCGCCgaggcggctgctgctgctgctcccgcTCGTGCGTGCGGAGGAGGCTGGCGACCCCATTCAGTCCCATCTCGTTAGGCAGAGAAAGTGCCGTCTCCACACACGGCGCAGCCCGGCAGCGGCGGGAGGGGAGGCAGCCCGAGTGCCGAAGGAAcatcctctcttcctcctcctcttcattcCAGTCGGCAGCGCCTCagcggccggcggcgcggccccctCCCGTGCCCCAGGCCGGCGGGGGAGCGGGCACGGTCGCGGCGACTCCCTCTCCGCCGGCTTCTTCACGGAGTTTCCCGGCGCCCCGCACCAAAACaggcggcgggggccgcgctCGCCAGTCCAGCcccctccgcccgccgccgccgcggctcAGGCTCACTCCAAGGAGAACAACACGTGACGGCGCCAGTGCGTGGACCATccccggagccgccgccgccaggCTCCCGGCCAGCCCagcgccgcggccccgcggcccgccccggcgctccccgccctccctccctgccctcattcagcgcggccgcgggggccgccaccgccgggcccggccccgcgccgcgccaCCCCGCACCGCCCGCCGGGGGCCGCGCCCCCATTGGTGCCGCCGCCTGTCCGtcacggcggcggcggcgcccggccAGGCTGAGGCGCGGCGCGTAGTAAGGAGGCGTAGACGCCATTCAGCGGCGTGTTATTTATAaccgccgccggcagccgctGCAGTGTGGCGGCCGTAGGCCCGGCCGGGCGGAGAGCAGCCTCCCGCCCGCAGCCCTCGGCGCTGGCCCCGCACGGCGGAGCCGGTCCGGCCGCGGCACCGCCGCCCCTCAGGGTTgaggcggcgggagcgggggagcggcggcggggcggctcccggggcgggcggcggcaggcCGCCGGGCGGGCGCGTCCCCCccagcgtgtgtgtgtgtgtctcccTCCCCGGGCTCGCTCCGCTCCCCGGGACCCGCTTCCGGCTGATACGTGGCCCGCACGGGCGCGTACCCCGCGCTGCCGGTGCGGCCGGTCCCGCGGGAGGGGCAGGCGCGGAGCGGGAggccgggcgctgcggggcgccggggggagggggtgtggggaagcccagcagaggcagccccggGCGGGCTGGGGCGGCCGGCTGCGCTCCCCGCAATCGGTACGTGCTACAATAAACCCAACATCCAACGGGAGCCGCTGCATGCGGGCCCGAAACGCGCCGCACGCGTAACTCGTACCTCCGGCAGGGAACCGGCGGCGCAAGCCGAGCGGGAACGTACCTTGCTCAATGGCGCCACCTCCAGGGCGGCCCGGCGCGGGCCCCGTGCATCCGCTTTCGGCAGGGACGGCCGGCTTGTAGGTTTGCCTCTGGTtggattggggtttttttctgtgtgtatggtttatttggtttgggggggtttggtttggtttttcccccccctccgAGCGCCATGCCTCCCGGTAGGTGACTCCGGGGGTCCCGTGCAGCGCAGCCTGCGCCCCAGCCGGCCCGAGGGCAGGCACCACCGCACTGCTCGCACACCCGCTTCGGGCTAAAACACGACACAAAAGGGTACTTCTGTCTGGTTTTATGTAGGCCCAAACATAGAACAAATAAGTTGGAGGGTTTTTTCTAAAGCATCTGCGTTACAAAGGTGGTTGTCAGAGAGCTCGTGTTGGTAAAGTTGAGGTGAGAAGTCAGCTGGtcaaaaggtgaaaaatgccCCAGAAACAGTTGCAGGAGAACGTGGAGAACCCAGAAAAGACAACACACAGTATGGCAAGGCATCCTCTCCTCTTATCCTCTAGACCGCACCATAAAACACAGCCTTATTTCCAAGTGGTCACCAAACACAGGATGGCAATTTGTAACCTAGGAGTTAGTTAAGTCTAACAGGCAAGACACTAAAAATAAGAAGACAGTTAAGTCCACACTACAATAACCTATACTGCTATCTTATTCTTTCCTCTACCTCACACTGTGGTTTATCATGTCAAAAGCAAGTATTTGCAttgaaaataaatccattatACATACCTTGAGATAAAAGCTTGCCACAAACCAAACATACTTCCATCTTCAACAAGTAAAATGACAGGAAATTGCTCATCCAACCCATGGGCCAGCATCACAGCCTCAAGGCATATTAAGATCAGCTATGGTGGGTGTCATTAAGGCCAAGGTATGTTTTGTGAGCAGACAGCACCATCACCATACACACAAGTTGCACTGTGCATGCTAAAAAGGCAGCAGGTGGCAAGAGGAGAGCTCCTAAacctcctctccctgtccctctaCAAGCATGGGAATGAATGTTTGTGAACTGATGATGTGTagcacatttttaattaaaatttttgcACTTAGTAGGTaatgttattaatattaaataactaCCTGTATTTGCTCTGCCCTGTTCTTTCCCTTGGCAAGTGGCACACTGATATCCACATGCAAGTGGAATGATGTCTCGATGGGAGAATAATAACACACCTGATTTGCACTGTGTTGCACAAAGGAACATGGATTTGAAGGTAATAGCAGGAAACAGTCCTAGAACCAGAGAATATCTCAAGTTTGAAGAAATtcataaggatcatcaagtccaactccttgcttctcacaggactacctaaaactaaaccatatgatTAAGAGCATTGTCCAGACACTCCCTGAACTCCAACAGGCTTGGTGTCACGACCACTTCCTTGggaagaaccttttcctaatgtccagtctgaacgTCCCCCAACACAGCTTCATTCCAATTATACCATGTTCTGTCCAGAGTATGTGGGCAGAGAGTGTATTTAAGTGTGCTGCATTCATCTTGGGaacatgtgttttaaaaaacaactgatTTTGCAGATACAATGAGATTTGGTTGTTCTTGTTTTCAAGGAGATTCAGTAAATGTCCCAGAAGCATTTTCAAACTCCATGTACAGATCCATGTCCTTCGCCCAGCAGAAACAACAGGCAATAACTAATACTTTCAGCATAATTTGAAAACTCTATTTTTTCAATACAGTTTGCATCATTTTCTTGCTTGTTCGGTTCCAAAGATCTGAAGTACTGCACTTCTGCACACTGCGCACCAAAGAGAAGAATGTACccttgctttttccatttagaTAACTCACCCTGCTTTGACAGTGAGCTATTGAGAATTTAGGCTGTGCAATTAATTGCAAAGGGGTTCACATACTTGAACATCCTGGCAGAAAACGAAGACAAGACATTTCATTCCCCGTATAAATACCCATGGCTATCATACTACATTGCTTTCTCTCTATACGAGATACTCAGTTTCAATAAACATGAACAGAGTGGAGGTTGCTGTTTTAGTACCTGTGTCCAAACCCCAAATTCCATACAATCGAGTTTCTGCAGTACCCTTCATGTTCCCCATGTTCAGATCACACACCTCAGAACATACTGAAACAAACCATTCTTCTGGAGACAATATAAGTATTTCATGTGGAGAAGTGAAAGGAGTATAATAGAACAGATATAAGGATCAAAGttcccattttttaaatctgctttagTAAGTGGTTGAAGATTAATTTAGCATAGGATAATTCCACAAGGCATAAAGTGCTTGAAACAACTAGTTCCTATCATGTCACTACTGAACCTGGCAGAGCAAATAGGCGAGCACCATGAGATAATCAAAACTTGTGTTTTGGTAATGCTGCAATGATGGAATAGCATCTCAGGAAGGCCACTGCAAGCAtccaaaattaattaaagatGTAGTGCTGCTCTAAATTACAATGAAGACTAGTTTCTCTCAAAGCCACCTTTACCTTTCACATACAGATCCTCAGCTAGCTGCAAAGAAGTGGGTTTGGGTAAGTTATATTTCTAGCTCCTTGTGGGGTTTTGATTTggttggggtggttttttggtatgtttttattttttttcacatttgaatGAAATTAGGAGTTAAAACTAAATATGCACCCTTAATACAGTACAAAAAACCTgccacttttcatttttttcaggtgacTGTCATATGCTGTTGATCTTTGCCTCTGCTGTTACTTGCttttattactcttttttttccccccaaccTTTCTCTCCCTGACACATCTCTATGCACTTTGCTCACTTTTCTGTGTACCTGCCTGTTCTGTTAAAAGTGTGTTAGTGCTGTTATTACTTTCTTCTAGACTTTTAGGGCCCACTGAAAATCTCTCTCACAAGgacacaaaccaaaagaaacattCCCCAGTGGTGGTTACATCACTGTGAGCctgtaagaaaagcagcatgactCCTGTTCATCAGCTTTGTCGATTCACCTTCCAGACCCAACTGACTGACAAGTCTCTTACTCTAACCCCCACTCCCAGCTGCTCCAAAAACACTTGATCTCATCTCCTACATCCAACTCTTCAGTTAAAACAGTTGTAAAAACCCCTCCAGTTCTGGGCAGAATCTCGTGAAAAAATAACAAGTCAGGAAATCAACATTTTCtgaacattattttcttcaacttctttcaaatttaaatCAAGTTGCCCCGGAGCAGGAAGAATGAGTTTGCCAGGGAAGGGGAGCGTGGTGCCAAGGGGCAAGCGAGGCAGGTGGGCAGCGACCTCCCCAGTAGCAGCCCACTCCTGCTGTACCCAAACAAGGTGAGCAGGGCAAGCCACTGACAGAAACGAGAATCACAAGAATACGTgaggttgggagggacctctggagattgCCTAGCTTGCCCCCTGCTCCCTTTTAAGCAGGGTAAAGAACAGCAAGTTGCTCAGGTCCTCgtccagtcaggtttttaaCACCTCCACAGATGGAGATTCTCACACCCTCCCTCAGCAGCCTGCTCATGTTTGGCCACCCTGCCAGCCAGAAAGGTTTTCCTTACAATTAAACCTGAATGCCCTGTATTTCAATTTGTGCCCGCTGCCTTTTGTCCTGACACTGGGCACCAAAGAGAAGAGCCCAGCTCTCTGTCCCTCCCATCACATCAGCAGTTATGTTCTGGCCCTCGTTCCAAGGTTGATTTGattgcatattttatttgcttaagCTCATTTGTAGTATTTACTTTTCTACATTCAACAGTAAGGATGAAACTTGCGTAACTCCTCCTTCAAAAACAGTGCGGCTGACTAAACTAGTTAAATCATTACTTAAGTAAACAACttgtttaatttctctgttaaaGGAATGGTAGTAATATCATGATTACagtggaaataaatgcaaaacaataGATCTTGCATCCCCGACTCCTGTCATCTCTCTGAGGCAAATCAAGAACACAGACGGAATGACTAATTAGAATCTTCAAATGTATTACATTACGAACAGTAAATGTATCTGATTGTTAGCAGCTGTATTCCACTGTATCACAGTAATGAGAACTAGAAAAGCCTAAGTCATCATTTCCATACCCCACTTCTTAGCATTGTTTCTATAGTATATTCCCCAGTTCACACACAGTTTTACTTGTATCAGAATTTAGACAGAGCACATGCATTAATTATATGAAATATCTAAGTTATGTTCTAGTGATCAATTAAGCAGCTTTCATATTGAAAAAAGCACACCACTAATTCatacagatgatttttttttctacctccCTATGTACCTTCATATGTCTCTGTTTAAAGAAGCCAGAAAAGATGAAACACCATTCCTATGCTTTCCGTTGGGGAATATGGATATCCCACTGAAGTATCACTAAACCAACAGGAAGCTAAGCAATACTTTTGGATAATTCCCAGACTACACTGATCAACCTTCAGCTCTGCATCTATTATCTTCAGATTTCCATCTTGTAATATGTTCAGAAAAGGTTTCAATACTTTACaggctttttgtgtgtgtgtgttttaattttgtctcCGTCACCACAGACAAAATTGCCTGGAGCAtagatttcaaaaggaaagttACAGAATCTTTTATCcaatttataataatttttgtcTGTTCATGGCTTAAAGCAATGATCTCAAGCAGTTTTTGACTGAGGAAGGGAGTTTTGTAAGTCcattgggtttgggtttgttttttaccaCTGTGGCAAAGTCCACGGaggtatgaaaataaaagccaaataGAAGGTTTTGCCCACGGTTACTTGGTGATTGCAGCAAGTCTTGGTCTTGCTCAGAGTCagctttatttcatcttttagGTGTCACAGTGTTCAACCATGAA is part of the Falco naumanni isolate bFalNau1 chromosome 13, bFalNau1.pat, whole genome shotgun sequence genome and harbors:
- the IRS1 gene encoding LOW QUALITY PROTEIN: insulin receptor substrate 1 (The sequence of the model RefSeq protein was modified relative to this genomic sequence to represent the inferred CDS: deleted 1 base in 1 codon) encodes the protein MASPTDNNEGFFSDVRKVGYLRKPKSMHKRFFVLRAASESGPARLEYYENEKKWRHKSGAPKRSIPLESCFNINKRADSKNKHLVALYTKDEHFAIAADSEPEQESWYQALLQLHNRAKGHHHLHHHHHHHHSDVTFGGSSVGLGEAGEDSYGEVAPGPAFKEVWQVILKPKGLGQTKNLIGIYRLCLTNKTISFVKLNSDAAAVVLQLLNIRRCGHSENFFFIEVGRSAVTGPGEFWMQVDDSVVAQNMHETILEAMRAMSEEFRPRSKSQSSSNCSNPISVPLRSRHHVNNPPPSQVGLSRRSRTESVTATSPAGGGGGGTGGKPSSFRVRASSDGEGTMSRPASVDGSPVSPSANRTHSHRHRGNSRLHPPLNHSRSIPMPSSRCSPSATSPVSLSSSSTSGHGSTSDCLFPRRSSASVSGSPSDGGFISSDEYGSSPCDFRSSFRSVTPDSLGHTPPARGDEELNYICMGGKATSSCCSLAAPNGHFVPRSCHPQQQSRYPGTPCCPRGGSEEVADLEKAFRKRTHSAGTSPTISHQKTPSQSSVASIEEYTEMLPSYPCGSSRLPSYRHSAFVPTHSYPEECLEMHHLEGGHHRTNSAPHTDDGYMPMSPGVAPVPSGGGAPKGGDYMPMSPKSVSAPQQIINPGRGGRHPPATVDSNGYMMMSPSGSYSPDGGSAGYGKIWTNGAGHHPKLSVESNEGKLPCGGSDYINMSPASGSTTSTPPDCYFGGAGQPGVEEAAAAAHHKPIYSYFSLPRSFKHMHRRGGGGPAAAGEEGSPQPRIALGSGRLLYAAEDSSSSTSSDSLGGGGGAEGGPPQAQPPRKVDTAVQTKGRLARPTRLSLGGPKASTLPRAREQPPLLLPPEPKSPGEYVNIEFIAGEKPAFPAAALGLGLPPPPGDEAAEEYMNMELGPPRGPCPAGFGAARAASAARPGRGAAPGGRDYVTMQLGGAAAGGSCPDCADSPSPCSPARLLSYADVRAGRSAAEKPPPAAAVASPELPRPPAELSAAPPRSSSLLGGPGAGSAFTRVSLSPGRNQSAKVIRADPQGGRRRHSSETFSSTPSAARGAAAGGGGGLGAPFPCGGAGGAEEVKRHSSASFENVWLRPAAEEAAGAPAARREPGPAPALENGLNYIDLDLVKDFSHRRRHHLHPAAEGAALPGGKQPPPPKPPGQPRGSGHSSDDLSAYASISFQKREEM